GACCTCCCTGGCAGTAATTCTTCCTGTCATGACAGATCCATTTCCTCATACCCTGCACATTAAACCCCCCCCCCTATTGCCAAGACACTACACACAGGCTCCCTTTCTTAGCATGCCCATGAACACATTTCAGAGCTGATGAAGGGCAAATACTGATCCCTTGCACCAAACCGATTCAGACATGGTGTGTGTGATATGTTTCAAGGCTCTAGTAACAGGCCCACTATATTCACAATGACCATAAGCCACAGAAGAGCACATTAAACACTTGTTAGCATGAATAAGACCTCACCAAACCCACACAAACCCCTCTGTGCATTTTTGGTAACTAAGGCCGAGCAGATTGCAAAGCGCTAAGCTTTCCAAAGCCATCTTACAGGACATTGGTCCTTTTTCACAGCGTGACAGTGGAGTGAAAAATATAACTATCATACTGCTGTCAATAGACCAAAGCTGAAGGGCATTTACTCTGCTGAACATTCAATGAAAACACCTGTGCAATAGGAGGCTGGTTACTCCTCTGGTTAGAGAAACTGAAATCAAAAtccacaacaaaaaaacagaatatTAAATTATATGGAAATAATCATATTGAAATATATAGCGGAGGTTGTAGTAGTGATAAAACAAATTATACGATGTAGTATCAGTAAGAACAATTTTCCCAAAAAATACTTGAGCATTACTGCCCTACTGCtgcaacagaaatactcataagaAAGGCTTAGTTGGCCAGCACCACCGGCTGGAAGGCCTGGCTGGGATATTGCAGGTTATACCCCCCTATTCCTTCCACAAATGAGGGCTTCTCCATGTAAGAAATCCCACCGCTACCACCAATGGCACCAACAGCTGGACCAGGTTGGGGGTTGGAGAATGGGTCAAATGAGGGGTGGGAGTGGGCGGGGTGAGGGTGCTGGAAGGGGCTTGAGTGTGAAAGTATGAGCGGAGCATCGTTGTCAAAGTATAGGGGCCCTGGGGATGCCGGGTAAACAAACTCTTTGGCATTGGGGGAGAGCTGGCTGGGGATCTGAGCCCCCAGGGAGTGCAGGGAGACTGAGAGGGGCTTGTGTTTCAGCAGCCCTGGGGGAGAGATGTTGGTGGGGGAACGGGCGAGCATCCTCTGTGGCGGGGGCACGCCTACACCCGAGCCGCCAGCCGATCCGGAACCGCCACACTTCTTCATCTTGGTGGAGCCAAATTTTGTTGCGGCGAAACTGGCCGTGGTGAAGGTGATGGGCTGCAGCGGTGGACGGGTGCTGGGCAGGGCAGCCGTTGGCTGCTGAGAGGGGGGGTAAGGGAGTCCCCCACTTGGAGGGGAAGGTGTGGATGTGTTAGAGGAGTGGGCAGTTGGGTTCGTGGGTGTGCTGGAGCTGGGATAGCTGAAAATCACTGGGCAGGATGAGGCCGAGAGGGGTGTGGGTGTGCTGGAGAGGGAAGGAAGCAGAACTGGAGATATCTGGGCTCCAATTGGAACGAACACCTGGGCCTCAGGGTTGAACCCTAAGCTCTtggcctcctctacctccatGTCCCCTTTACTCACTCCACTTACTACTTCCACCATTTCGCCTTCTCCACCTAAGCCGGATGGATCCTCCAAGTACAGGACCTTAACGGCTCCCTTCTCCCCGATTTGGTAGGACACTTCAAAGGGGTCGATCCACACACTCAGCTCAGGGGGGACATTGGCACGCACTTCCTCTGTGTCCAGTCCACTTCTCCTGGCAGCTAGCTCCACCACTGGGTCACTGGGGGCCCCTAGGTGCAAGCAGCGGAAGGCAGAGCCCCGCAAAGGAGCTTCAGGGTACCAGTGGCCTTCATAGTGCGACAACAGTATCTGCTCCAACTCCTCCCCGAAGAGGTCAGCACGACGACGGGGCAGTTTGTTGTACAGGTAGGACACAATGAAATTCAGAGCTACCTTTACCTCTAGGTGCATGGCTGTACCTGGTCTGGATAGCCAAGTATTCAAATCAAGCCCAAAATGAGACAATACTGGAACAGTTATCTCTGGCTTGTAGAAGTCTGATGTTTTCTTCTCCACTACATGTACTGCAGGTCAGTTGAAATCCGGCAGAATCTTTAAACCTCTTCCTGGGTGATCAACATGGACCGACTTGGTGACCAGGAGGCCAAAAACTAGTCCAAACAGTTGTTTTCAGTTGACAGGTAACAAGACTTGCCAGGTAACGAGATGAGGAGTCCAACTGGTGGAAAAATAAAAACATGGTGTTAGGTCTAGGAAAGTAAAAGGCAGACCAAATAGGCTCAACAGAAGGGATAATGAGCGAGTTAATGGGTTAGCCAGCCAACGTGGAGGGGGTGTAACAGATGCAGTGATTGAAGCAGAAAGCCATGATAATCTGCTTCTGCCGGATGCTTCACTACTCAGGATTACACAATTAGAGAAAGTTCCAAATCAAGAGTAGGCTGTGGGTGTACAGTTCACATGTAGGCATGTTTTGCATACTGTAAATGGCACGGTACAAACTACAGTGCATAAAGGACACCATTTCCCACCATGCAGCACTATTAACGTCATCACAACACGTGCAACACAGTCCACCTACGCACCATAACCATTGCCCAGCAGCCAGGATTACCCAGCAAGCTAAATTTAACAACTGTATACTTGATCTATGAGAACATGGTTATAATGTATGCATCAAGGACAATGAATGTTATATTGTGAATCAGATTAGGTTGAGCAAAAAAAATATCATTATTGATATGAGATATAGCTACTCTGTTTGCAGGCAGAACATTGCATCGATGGCTAGAAGATGGGCAAGAACAAGACACAATACACAACCTGACTTCCCTTGTCATTTTTACTTGTGTTAAATCTATTTAGATACTAATTTGGAGAGGTGTGAAACCGTTCCATAGGAGATGTTTGGAATATAGCAGACAAACTTTCACCTTTGACTACATTTAAACCAATGATAATCAAGTTTACAGTACATCTTCGAAAAGCATTAACCACCATAGTCATATCCAATATCAATCAATTTCTTCCCTACAAAGTTGTTCTCATGCAGATGGGACTTTATGTACAGTACACAGTAAAACCGGTCATGTATCAAAATGGATCCTAGTTGTTAATGTTGACAATTGACCTataatgcatatactgtattagtTAATGCAACATTCAACCATAAACATGTTCGTTTGTCATAGTTGTGTCCTACTACTAAATAGACTACACAATCCAACAGTAGGTTACATGACCGAATCTGATTGTTGACATGTTTACAgtgcatcatcatcaccaccataaAGCACACATCTGTCCACTCATTGTAACAATGTAGCAAGCTTATGCAAGTGAATACTATACTTGTATATAGTAACAGAACACATTCCCCTAAATAATTtatgggcaggtagcctaataaTAAATAATAGATTAAAGAGAAAAGGTAGCAACCCTGGATGTTGATGATAAGGGGTGTGAAAACAATGTCTACAATTTGTAGGCAAACTTCGTTAACTCAAGCAAAACAATAGGCAACATACAGTAAAGCAATAGAGGGATGGTGTGCAATGACAGTAGCCTATATGGCTTTGAAGTGCCGTGGTGAAGCCTATCCCAAAGGTCCAATACCTGCTTCTCTACATGATGGCAATTCCACCTTTCACCAATAAGGACACATATGATACTATTATTCTAACAAACTGGAAGCTCTTACATTGGCACTGTAAATAAATTATAAGGAGACTAATTAAGTGGTGAATGTTGCAGTCTCATGTCATTATGTCGACCGATGAGCAGAACTACAACGGCTCAATAATAAATTGGTCCTGCCCGAAAACAGGAAGAAATTATCAGCTGTATATGAGAATAATAAATACATCTCGATACGAGTTTGAGTGGTTCTGTCTAAAAAttataaataaaaacagaatCTAAAATGGATGACTGAACCAATTAGAGTCCGATTCTCAAAAGACAGGGCATATTTTGAGAGTCCTAAAGCATTTTTTATTAAATCATGAGGATGCACTATCTAGCCAAATGTACGGTTATGGCAAATACATAAAAATGTATGTCAATGCCATACATGTTTATATGCGGACGCTGTGTATACTTACTAATGCAGCTTGTGTTCAGTTCCTGCGGTTTTAATTCCCATATTTTACATTGCATTTGAAGGTGATGTGGCTTTTCAAAGTAGTTGTTTAGAGGCAGATATAATGTGGTGTGTTAAATGGGTTTTGAAATGTACTCTCTTCATACGTTCTTCATTTCCACCATGGACAGGTCGTCTGCAACTGCCCGAGAAAACTTTACTGTTTGACAACCTTGCGCATTTATACAGGAACATTTCGCACACACCCCCTATTTTGTGACGCTGGTCTGAATAGGGACTACTTTCTTGATACTATTGTAATGTATACTATCAAAtaaactcatacacacacacctaggaGAGAATAGTCGACTTTCAGTAATAAGCCTATAGTTTCAAAATAAGTAAATCATATGAAATAGGCTACGGGTTATTGAGGATTGCAAATTCTGGTAGATATGATTGAACATATTGGTATGAACAACGATGGTAAACAATAAAatgcattttctttatttttccccaCCTATGAGCCACACAATTACATCAATGGTTCTGCAAAACCAGAAAGCGAAATCCTAGTTTAGTTGGCGAACGGATATGTGTAACTCCAAGTAAGTACTGTGCCATTGCTAAAAATATAAGCGGTGATAGCAACAGAGTCCCTATTGGCTGAGAAGGGGGAGGACCCGTATTTTATTGGGCTGTAAGGGTGTCCAGTCAGCAAGTAAGTGATATGACGTTTTGCAGGAGTTGTGGGTAATGTCGTTCCAATCCTATAGAGTACAGAAAGACAagttttttttacaatatttgcTTGAACTTCCCGCTGAGACTTGTTTAGGGAAATCATTCTGCAGGTGAAATTACATAAGGCTGTAAAGTTACCATGTAAGATTGGCATGGTTTCTACTTTTTTCTACTTTCTCCCCCAGAGTGAACCCTACTTTTCAAACATTAAGAATGAAGAATTGTTTTCTAACGGTTGATAtaattttttatgtatttttattttattttgtatgcTATATTTTTGAATATGCAACAACAATCTATAGCCACATTTCACATAAGGAGAGGGATTAAAAAGGAAAATATGTGGACACATCATTGGTCCAGGACCAGGACAGGTACTGGAAGAAATGTACTGAGTAAAATGTATTCTTGAaagtaattatatatatatatatttgggccAGTGGCTCCAATCGTGGCtccaatccccgagctgacaagctaaaaatctgtcattctacccctgaacaaggcagttaacgcactgttcctaggccgtcattataaataagaatgtattcttaattgacttgcctagtgaaataaaggtaaaataaaatagccCCTTTTAAACTGTAAAAGTGCATCAACTGTATGCTTACTATGTGCATAGTTTATTATAGAGAGCGCATGAGTTCATTATAGGGAGCTGATGACAACAACCTTACAGATAAGtactaaacaaaaaaaaaactcaatCATTATGTGTATCTTACATTATTGGAACCACTTTGACAATTGTATGGaaatattatattttgacatTGCGTTATTAGCGTATGTCGTAAGGATTCACAGAGATATACACTTGTACGCAGTTTTAACACCTGTCAGGACAAAAATAATGGACGCGTTTAAATTAGGGTTCCTGCCTGACGTCACCTGACAGCAACACATCTTTGTCAGTGAACAAAATGGCGTCCTATTGTATGACTGTCACTCGGCTTCGGGTAAGTCGAAcgttttattttagtaaatatatTCAACACTATACATCAAGTACAAATGTTCAGTTAAAAATGAATTACGAGATATTGCTGTCCACaacgataaaaaaaaaaaatcatcaataTTGTAAACAATCTATCTCAGCTGCTATGTCGTTTGGTCACGGTCTAGACTGTTACAAGTTAGTCTGGGAAGTGTACAATAATGCTTTATCTGTAATGCTGGTTTACAATACAATATGGTGTCGAAATAAAATACATTGGTAGTTTCAAATTGCACCAAATGTCCAGTTGTGTGCAAGGTGATTCAAGGTTACTGAAGTTAAGTGCGCACTTGTCTGTTTTCTACGCCTGATAACATATTTAGTCAAATCACGGTGTTGGACAATGAGGCACCAAATATAGAAATTTAACTGAACATGATATGATTTTATAAAAACCTAATGCAATTATCTGAATGGACACTGTCCAGTGCTGTTCTGCTACGTCTGTGAAAATATTTGACCAAGGGCCTGCTAATATGAGTTAGATTTATATTTGATTCGGCAAATTAACATTATTGATTTTTCTCAGTTGGTTGTGATATTCCATTTGCTTACGTCTTTTCACTCTAGATAACTCATGTTAGACAGGCTGATTAACATCTTATTGAGGACGATTGGCTGTGTTGATGCAATGTTGAAAATCATAGCTAGGTTAGGCTACTTGAGCTGTCACAAAATTGGCTGTGCTAATGTGTAGGGATTAGGAGTCTCCTTTAGGGCTAAACACTAATTTACCCAACACTTAGGCTACTCATTCTAAACATTAGGTGCTGTGTATTTTGGGAAAATGCGTGACAAGTAGCTGGCTGACCGATTTACTTAGTGTAATGAAATGATCTAGTCTTTACTTGGTTAATCTTGCTGTCAGTCTCCATTGTGTCTGAGGTGATGGAACATGAAAGTCACATGGAGATCACGCAGATTGTAGATGAGTCATTTTATGGTATTTTTTTATTGGGCTTTTGGATTCTTCAACCAGCAAGAAAACCCATAATGTTGTCTGTCTTGGGCTCTGTTGATAATGCCAACATGCTTACTTGAAATGACCCCCATAATAACAGAGCCTAACACTGAGACAAGTGAAACTTTATCTTGTTCTCTTAAAGTAGGAATCCTATGTCTCTGTTTAAACTTTCTGGTCATTAGGCTATAGACTTGGTtgggggtattcaactcttaccctacaagGTCTGGAACCTGTTGGTTTTCTGacctacctgataattaattgcacccacctggtacAGTAATGAGaacacagtggaactggctttgaggtccagagttgagtttgaggagaCTA
This sequence is a window from Oncorhynchus mykiss isolate Arlee chromosome 13, USDA_OmykA_1.1, whole genome shotgun sequence. Protein-coding genes within it:
- the LOC110486417 gene encoding protein Tob2; translation: MHLEVKVALNFIVSYLYNKLPRRRADLFGEELEQILLSHYEGHWYPEAPLRGSAFRCLHLGAPSDPVVELAARRSGLDTEEVRANVPPELSVWIDPFEVSYQIGEKGAVKVLYLEDPSGLGGEGEMVEVVSGVSKGDMEVEEAKSLGFNPEAQVFVPIGAQISPVLLPSLSSTPTPLSASSCPVIFSYPSSSTPTNPTAHSSNTSTPSPPSGGLPYPPSQQPTAALPSTRPPLQPITFTTASFAATKFGSTKMKKCGGSGSAGGSGVGVPPPQRMLARSPTNISPPGLLKHKPLSVSLHSLGAQIPSQLSPNAKEFVYPASPGPLYFDNDAPLILSHSSPFQHPHPAHSHPSFDPFSNPQPGPAVGAIGGSGGISYMEKPSFVEGIGGYNLQYPSQAFQPVVLAN